A genomic window from Xyrauchen texanus isolate HMW12.3.18 chromosome 15, RBS_HiC_50CHRs, whole genome shotgun sequence includes:
- the LOC127656077 gene encoding uncharacterized protein LOC127656077 isoform X2, translating into MLDVNTATDTLSSTLTTCLDNICPLSSRPARTTPPSPWLSDILREHRTVLRAAERRWRKSKDPADLAQRHHSDRSNRCLSGRHLGLDEGTPPSTQPCQDRTPCLSSQPCC; encoded by the exons atgcttgatgtgaacactgccacagacacacttagctctactttaacaacctgtctagacaacatctgtcctctctcctctagaccagcacggactacaccacccagcccctggctgtctgacatccttcgtgaacatcggactgttctcagggcagctgagaggagatggcggaaatctaaagatccagctgatctag cccaacgacaccacagtgaccgttcgaatcgctgcctgtctggcagacatctcggcctggatgaaggaacaccaccttcaactcaaccctgccaagaccgaactccttgtctttccagccaaccctgctgttga
- the LOC127656077 gene encoding uncharacterized protein LOC127656077 isoform X1 produces MKEHHLQLNPAKTELLVFPANPIVEHNITVQLGPTTVSPSKTVRNLGVTIDDELNFTDHISKTARSCRFTLYNIRKIRPFLSVHATQLLVQSLVITRLDYCNALIAGLPACAIRPLQMIQNAAARLVFNEPKRAHVTPLFVSLHWLPVHARIKFKALMLAYKTVTGSAPAYLKTFMQSYVPTRSLRSAKERRLVVPKQRGTKTLSRTFSFIIPRWWNDLSNSIREANSLSIFKKRLKTHLFQKHLTGQ; encoded by the coding sequence atgaaggaacaccaccttcaactcaaccctgccaagacagaactccttgtctttccagccaaccctattgttgaacacaacatcaccgtgcagctgggtccaactacagtttcgccttccaaaacggtcagaaatctaggggtaaccattgatgatgagctaaatttcacagaccacatttcaaaaactgcaagatcttgtagatttacactctacaatatcaggaagataagacccttcctctctgtacatgccacacaactgctcgttcagtcccttgtcataactagactggactactgtaatgctctcattgcaggccttcctgcatgtgctattagacctctccaaatgatccagaatgcagcagcacgtctggtctttaatgaacctaagagagcacatgttacaccactctttgtctctctccactggctgccggttcatgcacgtattaaattcaaggccctgatgctggcatataaaacagtcactgggtctgctccagcatacctaaaaacatttatgcagagctacgttcccaccagaagcctgcggtcggctaaggaacgtcgccttgtcgtaccaaaacaaagaggcaccaaaacactttcccggactttcagtttcatcataccacggtggtggaatgacctttccaactcaatccgggaagctaactcactctctatcttcaaaaaacggctaaaaacacatcttttccaaaagcacttaaccggtcaataa